One genomic window of Sporosarcina ureae includes the following:
- a CDS encoding YlxQ family RNA-binding protein, producing MTKDPSKIYQLLGMAARARKIATGEDLVVQAVRSGEAHLVILSGDASKNTMKKLTNKCNTYNVEKYVFGSREELGHAIGKEARVVLALTDKGFAKKLSELLNEFNRGWANDENEST from the coding sequence ATGACAAAAGATCCTTCAAAAATTTATCAATTGCTTGGCATGGCGGCTCGTGCACGTAAAATTGCAACGGGTGAAGATTTAGTCGTGCAGGCGGTTCGTTCAGGTGAAGCGCATCTGGTCATCCTATCAGGTGATGCATCAAAGAACACAATGAAAAAATTAACGAATAAATGTAATACGTATAACGTTGAGAAGTATGTATTTGGAAGTCGTGAAGAACTTGGGCATGCAATTGGAAAAGAAGCTCGAGTCGTCTTGGCACTAACAGATAAAGGATTCGCAAAAAAGTTATCCGAGCTTCTCAATGAATTTAATCGGGGGTGGGCTAATGACGAAAATGAAAGTACATGA
- the nusA gene encoding transcription termination factor NusA has protein sequence MSSELLDALTALEQQKGISRDVIVDAIEAALVTAYKRNFNQAQNVRVDLNLNKGTMAVYSRKDVVEEVEDERLQISLEDAQLINPVYELTDVVEEEVTPRDFGRIAAQTAKQVVTQRVREAERGLIYEEYIDREEDIVNGIVERMDPKNLFVGLGKVEAVLPSSEQIQTESYAPHDRIKVYITKVERTARGPQVFVSRTHPGLLRRLFELEVPEIYDGTVEIKSIAREAGDRSKISVYTTNEEVDPVGSCVGSRGARVQTISNELNGEKVDIVEWSEDPVIFVANALSPSKVIDVQVNEEERSTTVVVPDYQLSLAIGKRGQNARLAAKLTGWKIDIKSETDARELGIYPREESLAVLIEEPDASADEFLEAYEYEDETPAESAEDFDLYADEDKED, from the coding sequence ATGAGTAGTGAGCTACTCGACGCACTGACAGCTCTTGAACAGCAAAAAGGTATTTCAAGAGACGTAATAGTCGATGCAATTGAAGCGGCGCTTGTAACAGCGTACAAACGAAATTTTAACCAAGCACAAAACGTGCGTGTGGATTTGAACTTAAATAAAGGCACAATGGCTGTCTATTCACGTAAAGACGTAGTTGAAGAAGTGGAAGACGAGCGGTTACAAATTTCATTGGAAGATGCACAACTCATCAATCCAGTATATGAACTAACCGATGTCGTTGAAGAAGAAGTCACACCGCGTGACTTTGGACGAATTGCTGCTCAAACTGCTAAGCAAGTTGTAACGCAGCGTGTACGTGAAGCTGAACGCGGTTTGATCTATGAAGAGTATATCGATCGCGAAGAAGATATCGTCAACGGAATCGTAGAGCGTATGGATCCGAAAAACTTATTCGTTGGATTAGGAAAAGTGGAAGCGGTTTTGCCGTCAAGCGAACAAATTCAAACAGAATCATATGCACCACACGATCGCATCAAAGTATATATTACCAAAGTTGAAAGAACAGCACGCGGACCGCAAGTGTTTGTTTCTAGAACTCATCCAGGCCTATTACGGCGCTTATTTGAACTGGAAGTACCTGAAATATACGATGGTACAGTAGAAATCAAATCGATTGCACGTGAAGCGGGCGATCGATCGAAAATTTCTGTTTACACAACAAACGAAGAAGTGGATCCTGTAGGCTCTTGTGTCGGTTCAAGAGGTGCGCGTGTACAAACTATTTCAAATGAATTGAATGGCGAAAAGGTAGATATCGTAGAATGGTCTGAAGACCCGGTAATCTTCGTTGCAAATGCGTTGAGCCCTTCAAAAGTAATTGATGTACAAGTGAACGAAGAAGAACGTTCCACTACTGTTGTTGTGCCCGATTACCAACTCTCATTGGCAATCGGGAAAAGAGGCCAGAATGCAAGATTGGCTGCTAAATTAACAGGCTGGAAAATTGATATCAAAAGTGAAACGGATGCCAGAGAATTAGGGATCTATCCCCGTGAAGAATCTCTAGCTGTTCTAATAGAAGAGCCAGATGCTAGTGCAGATGAGTTCTTGGAAGCTTACGAGTATGAAGATGAAACACCAGCTGAATCAGCTGAAGATTTTGATTTATACGCAGATGAAGACAAAGAAGATTGA
- the truB gene encoding tRNA pseudouridine(55) synthase TruB: protein MNGILPLWKEKGMTSHDCVFKLRKILRTKKVGHTGTLDPEVEGVLPICIGRATKVASYITDAGKEYIATVSIGRSTETEDAQGETVTSDLTYKELTRDQIEEALEQLTGEITQIPPMYSAVKVNGRRLYEYARKGIEVERPVRKVQIYQIDLLNEDQLFTGEEVTFSIRIRCGKGTYIRTLAVQIGELLGYPAHMDSLVRTVSGNFDESHCKTLAEVAQMMELDQVQTILRPIEDVLTDFPQFEIEEASLESIRNGQVLPAVSLLTDHPSIMMMFEGRVLAIYQNHPTKPGLMKPEKMLLASE from the coding sequence ATGAACGGTATTCTACCTTTGTGGAAAGAGAAAGGTATGACGTCGCATGATTGTGTCTTTAAGCTTCGAAAGATATTACGGACGAAAAAGGTGGGGCATACAGGCACGTTAGATCCTGAAGTGGAAGGTGTCTTGCCTATCTGTATAGGAAGAGCCACAAAAGTCGCTTCATATATTACAGATGCGGGTAAGGAGTACATCGCGACCGTTTCTATAGGTCGCTCTACGGAAACCGAAGACGCGCAAGGTGAGACCGTAACAAGTGATTTGACATACAAGGAATTAACAAGGGACCAAATTGAAGAGGCGTTAGAGCAATTAACAGGGGAAATCACTCAAATTCCACCCATGTATTCAGCGGTAAAAGTAAACGGCAGACGGCTGTATGAATATGCGCGAAAAGGCATTGAAGTAGAACGGCCAGTTCGCAAAGTACAGATCTATCAAATTGATCTATTGAATGAAGATCAACTATTCACTGGTGAAGAAGTGACATTTTCCATTAGAATACGATGTGGTAAAGGAACTTATATTCGGACGTTAGCTGTGCAAATTGGTGAACTTCTTGGATACCCAGCGCATATGGATTCGTTAGTCCGAACTGTTTCAGGAAATTTTGATGAATCACATTGTAAAACTCTCGCAGAAGTAGCACAAATGATGGAGCTAGATCAAGTGCAGACGATTTTGCGTCCAATCGAAGATGTATTGACTGATTTTCCGCAATTTGAAATCGAAGAGGCATCGTTGGAATCTATACGAAATGGTCAAGTGCTTCCCGCAGTATCACTACTAACAGATCACCCTTCCATCATGATGATGTTCGAAGGTCGTGTGTTGGCCATCTATCAAAATCATCCAACAAAGCCGGGTTTAATGAAACCGGAAAAAATGCTACTAGCTAGTGAGTAA
- the rnpM gene encoding RNase P modulator RnpM, translating to MSNNRKIPLRKCAATGDMLPKKEMIRIVRTKEGEVSVDLTGKKSGRGTYVSKTEDAVEKARKQHSIEHQLNVKVPDEVYEDLLHAIRREAIK from the coding sequence ATGTCGAACAATCGGAAAATCCCTTTGCGTAAATGTGCAGCGACTGGTGACATGTTACCTAAAAAAGAAATGATTCGAATTGTCCGTACGAAAGAAGGCGAAGTATCCGTAGATTTGACAGGAAAGAAGTCAGGCCGCGGTACATACGTTTCCAAAACGGAGGATGCCGTAGAAAAAGCACGTAAACAACACTCGATTGAACATCAATTGAATGTCAAAGTACCAGATGAAGTCTACGAAGACCTTTTGCATGCAATTCGTCGAGAGGCAATTAAATGA
- the rimP gene encoding ribosome maturation factor RimP, which produces MSKIIEEVEQLARPIVEELGLELVDVEFLKEGRDWFLRVYIDTPEGNIDIDQCAAVSNKLSEELDLVDPIPQNYFLEVSSPGAERPLKKDEDFEKAVGQYVFIKTYEPIDGMKEFEGYLLGYGPDHAKVEIRIKTRKVLVEIDKTKIALARLAIDF; this is translated from the coding sequence TTGAGTAAAATTATAGAGGAAGTCGAACAGTTAGCAAGGCCGATCGTAGAAGAATTGGGTCTTGAACTGGTTGATGTTGAGTTCTTGAAAGAAGGTCGCGATTGGTTTCTACGCGTCTACATTGATACGCCAGAAGGCAACATTGATATAGATCAATGTGCGGCGGTTAGTAATAAACTAAGCGAGGAGCTAGACCTTGTGGACCCGATTCCGCAAAATTACTTCCTTGAAGTGTCTTCTCCCGGGGCGGAAAGACCTTTGAAAAAAGATGAAGATTTTGAAAAAGCCGTGGGCCAATACGTATTCATCAAAACGTATGAACCGATTGATGGTATGAAAGAATTCGAGGGATATTTACTTGGATACGGACCGGACCATGCAAAAGTGGAAATACGGATCAAGACGAGAAAAGTACTAGTCGAAATTGACAAAACAAAAATTGCACTCGCACGATTAGCAATTGACTTTTAA
- the infB gene encoding translation initiation factor IF-2: protein MTKMKVHEYARSIGKTSRDLAAELLKSDIVIKSHMEELDPVSIAKLDEKFGDLKKPEVKTTTVKPASKPAGQRTDRPSNTNKPATTQGTNRPAGSQGGSNRPASTRPQGQSTSAPKAGSTQPPRQGQGAGSPRPAGGGGRPGGGRGGRPPARGINQGRRRYRPAVPAQKVEVPLPDKITFYESLSVGELAKKLGKEPSEIIKKLFMLGVMATINQELDKDAIELICAEYEVEVEEEIRIDVTDLEIYFEDPEEEEEVPGELTERPPVVTIMGHVDHGKTTLLDSIRNTKVTQGEAGGITQHIGAYQITANGKKITFLDTPGHEAFTTMRARGAKVTDLTILVVAADDGVMPQTIEAINHAKAAEVPIIVAVNKMDKPSANPDRVMQELTEHGLVAEDWGGDTIFVPISALKGEGIDQLLEMVLLVAEVGEFTADTSIRARGTVIEAQLDKGKGSVATLLVQNGTLHVGDPIVVGNTYGRVRAMVSDLGRRVKEAGPSTPVEITGLSDVPFAGDRFVVFKDEKTARQIGETRAGEALQEQRVEKTRVTLDNLFDQMKQGEMKELNLIVKADVQGAVEAMASSLMKIEVEGVNVKIIHTGAGAINESDISLAAASNAIVIGFNVRPDTNAKRAAEAEGVDIRLHRVIYKVIEEIESAMTGLLDPEYEEKVIGQAEVRETFKVSKIGTIAGSYVIDGKITRDAGVRVLRDNIVVFEGELDTLKRFKDDAKEVAKGYECGITIKKFNDVKEGDIIEAYVMEEIKRA from the coding sequence ATGACGAAAATGAAAGTACATGAATATGCCAGATCAATAGGAAAAACAAGTAGAGATCTTGCTGCAGAATTACTTAAGAGTGATATTGTGATTAAGAGCCATATGGAAGAATTAGATCCAGTTTCAATTGCAAAATTAGATGAAAAGTTCGGTGATTTGAAAAAGCCTGAAGTGAAAACTACTACAGTTAAGCCAGCGAGCAAACCAGCAGGCCAAAGAACGGATCGTCCAAGCAATACAAATAAACCAGCTACAACACAAGGGACTAACCGTCCTGCTGGTAGCCAAGGCGGATCGAATCGTCCAGCTTCAACACGTCCTCAAGGACAATCTACATCAGCTCCGAAAGCGGGAAGCACTCAGCCACCACGTCAAGGACAAGGTGCAGGTTCACCACGTCCAGCTGGCGGCGGTGGACGTCCAGGCGGCGGTCGCGGTGGTAGACCACCAGCACGCGGTATTAACCAAGGACGTCGTAGATACCGTCCGGCAGTACCTGCACAAAAGGTTGAAGTGCCGCTACCAGATAAAATTACTTTTTATGAGTCGTTATCTGTGGGTGAGTTGGCCAAAAAATTAGGTAAAGAACCTTCTGAGATCATCAAAAAGTTATTCATGCTTGGTGTAATGGCAACCATTAACCAAGAATTAGATAAAGATGCAATCGAGCTAATTTGTGCGGAATACGAAGTTGAAGTTGAAGAAGAGATCCGTATAGATGTAACAGACTTGGAGATCTACTTCGAAGATCCTGAAGAGGAAGAAGAAGTACCAGGTGAACTAACGGAAAGACCGCCAGTTGTCACGATTATGGGTCACGTTGACCATGGTAAAACAACATTGCTTGACTCAATTCGTAACACCAAAGTAACACAAGGTGAAGCGGGTGGAATCACTCAGCATATTGGAGCGTACCAAATTACAGCTAACGGTAAGAAAATCACTTTCCTAGATACACCAGGTCACGAAGCTTTTACAACGATGAGAGCACGTGGTGCGAAAGTTACTGACTTAACAATCCTAGTTGTAGCAGCGGATGATGGTGTTATGCCACAAACAATTGAAGCAATTAACCATGCGAAAGCGGCAGAAGTTCCAATCATTGTAGCTGTTAACAAAATGGATAAACCGTCTGCAAATCCTGATCGTGTAATGCAGGAATTGACTGAACACGGTTTAGTGGCAGAAGATTGGGGCGGCGATACGATTTTCGTACCAATTTCCGCACTAAAAGGTGAAGGAATTGATCAGTTACTAGAAATGGTTCTATTAGTTGCAGAAGTGGGCGAATTTACTGCTGATACTTCCATTAGAGCTAGAGGTACTGTAATTGAAGCGCAGCTCGATAAAGGAAAAGGCTCTGTTGCTACATTGCTTGTACAAAATGGTACATTGCATGTAGGAGATCCAATCGTTGTTGGAAATACGTATGGTCGCGTTCGGGCCATGGTCAGTGACCTTGGTCGTCGTGTAAAAGAAGCAGGTCCTTCCACTCCAGTAGAAATAACTGGATTGAGCGATGTTCCATTTGCAGGAGATCGTTTCGTCGTATTTAAAGATGAAAAAACTGCTCGTCAAATCGGTGAAACACGTGCTGGAGAAGCACTTCAAGAACAGCGTGTGGAGAAAACACGTGTAACACTTGATAACTTGTTTGATCAAATGAAACAAGGCGAAATGAAAGAATTGAACTTAATTGTTAAAGCAGACGTACAAGGTGCGGTCGAGGCAATGGCTTCTTCTCTTATGAAAATTGAAGTAGAAGGCGTTAACGTCAAAATTATCCACACGGGTGCAGGGGCAATCAATGAGTCCGATATTTCTTTGGCAGCTGCATCTAACGCAATCGTTATTGGATTTAACGTCCGTCCAGATACCAATGCAAAACGTGCCGCAGAAGCAGAAGGCGTAGACATTCGTCTGCATCGTGTTATTTATAAAGTAATTGAAGAAATCGAATCAGCTATGACAGGCCTACTGGATCCTGAGTATGAAGAGAAAGTAATAGGTCAGGCAGAAGTTCGTGAAACGTTTAAAGTATCTAAGATCGGAACGATTGCAGGAAGCTATGTAATCGATGGTAAAATCACAAGAGACGCTGGCGTTCGTGTTTTGCGCGATAACATTGTAGTCTTTGAAGGCGAATTAGATACATTGAAGCGTTTCAAAGATGATGCAAAAGAAGTTGCAAAAGGCTATGAATGTGGTATTACAATTAAAAAATTCAATGATGTCAAAGAAGGAGATATCATCGAAGCGTACGTTATGGAAGAAATTAAAAGAGCATGA
- a CDS encoding PolC-type DNA polymerase III: MEEFYMDAAQKFLTLLQQTGLTDDQFMTYFQNGELNRVTVQKKTRVWKFNITLDEVLPIEVFQIMQQRVHETFAAIANVHLEMDVRKNEVNEQLIIDYWPFIVEELADISPPIRQCLVEQRPKIHGEKLLLTCSSDLECQTLKNKYVDILSTLYQQFGFPKYMFDVSIIENDNAEKERQQFLSQKQQEEDLLSKQAYHQLQQRETMKSEQGDSDRVLSLGTPIKANEPIIPIHEIQDEERRLIIEGFVFDAEVRELRSGRSLLTLKVTDYTDSILVKMFSRDNEDAEIMKSFKKGMWVRARGGIQNDTFVRDLIMMAQDIAVIPTIERKDKAPDGQKRVELHAHTSMSQMDAVVSAPALVAQAAKWGHPAIAITDHANVQSFPDAYNAGKKHGIKVLFGLEINLVDDGVPIVYEEQHRMLETDTYVVFDVETTGLSAVYDTIIELAAVRVKDGEIVDRFERFANPHHPLSSVTTNLTGITDDMVENAPEVEDVMAEFIEFIGDAVLIAHNASFDMGFFYASCKRAKIETIAYPVIDTLELSRFLYPELRNHRLNTLAKKFDIELTQHHRAIYDTEATAYLFLRLLSEAQEKGIMWLDDLNKNIGEGDAYKRSRPSHCTLLATDDEGLKNLFKLVSISHMDFFYRVPRIPRSLLVKYRKGIIVGSGCDKGEVFEGLMQKPMEEVEEIASFYDYLELHPKPVYSHLLELDLIRDEWNLEDIMRKMIKLGKKTGLPVCATGNVHYLDETDSTYRKVLVRSQGGANPLNRHSLPEVHFRTTDEMLKEFEFLGEDVAKEIVVDNPLKIVERIGEVKPIKDDLYTPTIEGAEDEVRDLTYSMAHQIYGEKLPEIVEARIIKELTSIIDNGFSVIYLISHKLVKKSLDDGYLVGSRGSVGSSFVATMMEITEVNPLAPHYVCPSCKKYEFFDDGSVGSGYDLPDKECPNCQTMFKKDGQDIPFETFLGFAGDKVPDIDLNFSGEYQAHAHNYTKELFGEDYVFRAGTIGTVAEKTAYGYVRGYMNDNDIQMRGAEIDRLVQGCSGVKRNTGQHPGGIIVVPDTMDIYDFTPIQFPANDLESSWKTTHFDFHSIDNNLLKLDILGHDDPTMIKMLEDLSGIDAMTIPPDDKGVMELFSGTSSLGVTEEQIDCKTGTLGVPEFGTRFVRQMLEETKPSTFSELIQISGLSHGTDVWLGNAQELIQNKTCQLSEVIGCRDDIMVYLIYQGLEPSLAFKIMESVRKGKGLTPEFEEAMKENKVPGWYIGSCKKIKYMFPKAHAAAYVLMALRIAYFKVHHPIMYYATYFTVRATDFDLVTMCKGSASIRAKVKEINAKGLDALPKEKSLVVVLEIALEMVERGYTFAKPDLYKSDATQFLIEGNKLIPPFNSIPSLGTNVAKTIVEARKDGEFLSKEDFQKRGRVSKTVVEYLDNLGCMEGMPEANQLSLF, encoded by the coding sequence ATGGAGGAATTTTATATGGATGCCGCCCAAAAGTTTTTAACTTTGCTGCAACAGACCGGACTGACAGATGATCAGTTCATGACCTATTTTCAAAACGGTGAGTTGAATCGTGTAACCGTACAGAAGAAAACGAGAGTGTGGAAATTCAATATAACACTCGATGAAGTGTTACCTATTGAGGTTTTTCAAATTATGCAACAACGTGTTCATGAAACGTTCGCTGCTATAGCGAATGTCCATCTTGAAATGGACGTTAGAAAAAATGAAGTGAATGAACAATTAATAATAGATTATTGGCCATTTATTGTAGAGGAGCTAGCGGACATATCTCCTCCAATACGTCAATGCTTAGTGGAACAAAGGCCCAAGATACACGGTGAGAAGTTATTGCTTACTTGCTCAAGCGATTTGGAGTGTCAAACATTAAAAAATAAATACGTAGATATATTATCAACACTCTATCAGCAATTCGGTTTTCCGAAGTATATGTTCGATGTTTCGATTATTGAAAACGATAATGCGGAAAAAGAACGGCAGCAATTTCTTTCGCAAAAGCAACAAGAAGAAGACCTGTTATCCAAGCAGGCGTATCATCAGTTGCAACAACGTGAAACGATGAAAAGCGAGCAGGGAGATTCCGATAGGGTGTTATCGCTTGGTACGCCGATCAAAGCAAATGAGCCAATTATTCCTATTCATGAAATACAAGATGAAGAAAGACGTTTAATTATTGAAGGGTTTGTATTTGATGCAGAAGTACGAGAGTTGCGAAGTGGTCGTTCATTATTGACACTAAAAGTAACAGACTACACCGATTCAATCTTAGTCAAAATGTTTTCGCGTGATAATGAAGATGCAGAAATTATGAAATCCTTTAAAAAGGGTATGTGGGTACGAGCTCGCGGTGGTATACAGAACGATACATTCGTACGGGACTTAATCATGATGGCACAAGATATTGCCGTTATTCCCACTATTGAACGAAAAGACAAAGCACCTGACGGACAAAAACGTGTAGAATTACATGCGCACACTTCCATGAGTCAAATGGATGCAGTCGTTTCAGCTCCGGCATTAGTGGCACAAGCAGCTAAGTGGGGACATCCAGCGATTGCGATTACAGATCATGCGAACGTTCAGTCTTTCCCCGATGCTTATAATGCTGGTAAAAAACATGGTATCAAAGTGTTGTTTGGTTTAGAAATCAATCTGGTGGATGATGGTGTACCGATTGTCTATGAAGAGCAACACCGTATGCTTGAAACGGATACATACGTTGTATTCGACGTTGAGACGACAGGCTTATCAGCTGTGTACGACACGATCATCGAGCTTGCAGCTGTCCGAGTGAAAGATGGAGAAATCGTTGATCGATTTGAACGCTTTGCCAATCCGCATCACCCATTGTCGTCCGTGACGACAAACTTGACAGGCATTACAGATGATATGGTAGAGAATGCACCAGAAGTTGAAGACGTCATGGCGGAATTTATAGAGTTTATCGGAGATGCGGTGTTAATTGCACATAATGCATCGTTTGATATGGGCTTCTTTTATGCTTCATGTAAGCGGGCGAAAATAGAAACCATCGCTTATCCAGTCATCGATACATTGGAACTTTCTCGTTTCCTGTATCCTGAACTGCGAAATCACCGTTTGAACACATTGGCTAAAAAGTTCGATATTGAATTAACACAACATCACCGTGCCATTTATGATACAGAAGCTACTGCTTATCTATTTCTACGCCTACTTTCAGAAGCGCAAGAAAAAGGGATCATGTGGCTTGATGACCTCAATAAGAATATTGGGGAAGGAGATGCCTATAAGCGCTCACGACCCTCACACTGCACTTTGCTTGCTACAGATGATGAAGGGTTGAAAAATCTATTTAAACTAGTATCTATTTCGCATATGGACTTTTTCTATCGCGTGCCCCGTATACCACGTTCGTTACTCGTGAAGTATCGTAAGGGAATAATCGTCGGTTCAGGTTGCGACAAAGGGGAAGTATTCGAAGGGTTAATGCAAAAGCCGATGGAGGAAGTAGAAGAAATCGCAAGCTTTTATGATTACTTGGAACTTCATCCAAAGCCTGTCTACTCGCATTTACTCGAACTCGATTTAATTCGAGATGAGTGGAACCTCGAGGATATTATGCGCAAGATGATCAAGCTTGGGAAGAAAACGGGCTTACCAGTTTGTGCAACGGGGAATGTACATTATCTAGATGAGACGGATTCAACCTACCGAAAAGTTCTTGTTCGTTCACAAGGTGGAGCAAATCCGTTGAATCGGCACTCCTTACCGGAAGTTCATTTCCGTACGACAGATGAAATGTTGAAAGAATTTGAGTTTTTAGGTGAAGATGTAGCAAAAGAAATTGTAGTAGACAATCCATTGAAAATCGTAGAACGTATAGGTGAAGTGAAACCGATCAAAGATGATCTGTATACACCAACAATTGAAGGTGCGGAAGATGAAGTGCGTGATCTGACGTATTCAATGGCACATCAAATATACGGTGAAAAATTGCCAGAGATCGTTGAAGCGCGAATCATAAAAGAATTAACGTCTATTATTGATAATGGCTTCTCAGTTATTTATCTCATTTCGCATAAACTGGTTAAAAAATCATTAGATGACGGCTATTTGGTCGGTTCGCGGGGATCTGTCGGCTCCTCATTTGTTGCAACTATGATGGAAATCACAGAAGTGAATCCGTTGGCGCCACATTACGTTTGTCCGTCATGTAAAAAATATGAATTTTTTGATGATGGTTCAGTTGGTTCAGGATATGATTTGCCGGATAAAGAATGCCCGAATTGCCAGACGATGTTTAAAAAAGATGGTCAGGATATCCCGTTTGAAACCTTCCTTGGGTTTGCGGGAGACAAGGTTCCTGACATCGATTTGAACTTCAGTGGTGAGTATCAAGCACATGCACACAACTATACAAAAGAGTTATTTGGCGAAGATTATGTGTTTCGTGCTGGAACAATAGGTACGGTAGCTGAAAAAACTGCATATGGATATGTGCGAGGGTATATGAATGACAATGATATCCAAATGCGTGGTGCAGAAATTGACCGGCTTGTTCAAGGTTGCTCAGGCGTTAAGCGAAATACAGGACAACACCCGGGTGGCATCATTGTTGTGCCGGATACAATGGACATCTATGATTTCACACCGATTCAATTCCCAGCGAATGATCTTGAATCTAGCTGGAAAACAACGCACTTTGATTTCCACTCCATTGATAATAATCTGTTGAAACTAGATATTCTAGGCCATGATGATCCAACGATGATCAAAATGTTGGAAGACTTATCAGGCATCGATGCGATGACTATACCGCCTGACGATAAAGGGGTTATGGAATTGTTTAGTGGGACGTCTTCACTTGGCGTCACAGAAGAACAAATTGACTGTAAAACAGGAACTCTTGGAGTGCCCGAATTCGGCACACGATTTGTTCGACAGATGTTAGAAGAGACGAAACCATCTACATTCTCAGAATTGATACAGATATCCGGTCTATCTCACGGTACTGACGTTTGGCTTGGTAATGCACAGGAGTTAATCCAGAATAAAACATGTCAACTATCGGAAGTGATCGGTTGTCGTGATGATATTATGGTTTATTTAATCTATCAGGGGCTTGAACCTTCACTTGCATTTAAGATTATGGAATCTGTGCGAAAAGGGAAAGGGCTGACTCCTGAATTTGAAGAAGCGATGAAAGAGAATAAAGTGCCGGGATGGTATATCGGATCATGTAAAAAAATCAAGTACATGTTCCCTAAAGCCCACGCTGCGGCATATGTATTAATGGCATTGCGAATCGCGTACTTCAAAGTTCATCACCCAATCATGTATTATGCTACGTACTTCACCGTTCGAGCGACCGACTTTGATTTGGTGACGATGTGTAAAGGTTCTGCAAGTATTCGGGCGAAAGTCAAAGAGATCAACGCCAAAGGATTGGATGCCCTTCCAAAAGAGAAGAGCTTAGTAGTGGTTTTGGAAATAGCATTGGAAATGGTTGAGCGAGGATATACATTTGCGAAGCCTGATCTCTATAAATCTGATGCGACCCAGTTTCTTATTGAAGGCAATAAGTTGATTCCGCCATTTAACTCAATTCCTTCACTAGGAACTAACGTTGCGAAGACGATCGTTGAAGCGAGAAAAGACGGGGAGTTTTTATCGAAAGAAGACTTCCAGAAGAGAGGTCGGGTATCTAAAACGGTTGTAGAGTATCTGGATAACCTCGGTTGCATGGAAGGAATGCCTGAAGCGAACCAACTATCCCTATTCTAA
- a CDS encoding DUF503 domain-containing protein — MIVYAECSFYIPAAASLKDKRAVLNQMRDRVKNSYNVSVAEIDHQDLWQRTTFALVAVASSKDAAEREVRRAIRLFESNPNWEMTACTVDYL; from the coding sequence ATGATTGTTTACGCGGAATGTTCTTTCTACATCCCAGCAGCGGCTTCTTTAAAAGACAAGCGAGCCGTTTTGAATCAGATGAGGGATCGAGTGAAAAACTCCTATAATGTATCTGTTGCAGAAATTGATCATCAGGATTTATGGCAACGTACTACATTCGCTTTAGTTGCCGTGGCATCTTCCAAAGATGCTGCGGAACGAGAAGTGAGACGAGCGATTCGTCTGTTTGAATCCAATCCTAATTGGGAAATGACTGCGTGTACAGTAGACTACTTATGA
- the rbfA gene encoding 30S ribosome-binding factor RbfA: MSVRANRIAEQMKKELGDIIGQKLKDPRIGFVTVTGVDVTGDLQQAKIFISVLGTDKEKEDSLLGLSKAKGFIRSEIGQRIRLRKTPELEFEIDESVAYGNRIESLIRKVNDENEQ; encoded by the coding sequence ATGTCAGTGCGTGCTAATCGTATAGCTGAGCAAATGAAGAAAGAATTGGGCGATATTATCGGCCAAAAACTTAAGGATCCACGTATCGGATTTGTGACGGTGACTGGTGTTGATGTAACTGGAGATTTACAACAAGCGAAAATCTTTATTTCTGTTCTAGGGACGGATAAAGAAAAGGAAGATTCGTTACTTGGGCTTTCCAAAGCAAAAGGTTTCATTCGATCAGAAATTGGTCAAAGAATCCGCCTACGCAAAACACCTGAACTTGAATTCGAAATTGATGAATCAGTCGCTTACGGTAACCGGATTGAAAGCTTGATTCGCAAAGTAAATGACGAAAACGAACAATAA